One window from the genome of Amphiprion ocellaris isolate individual 3 ecotype Okinawa chromosome 23, ASM2253959v1, whole genome shotgun sequence encodes:
- the LOC129348069 gene encoding putative butyrophilin subfamily 2 member A3: MSFYNNIRAVEWSRPEMQSEYVLFYRDGRLDPYNQHPSYKNRVDLQDKEMKDGDFSLILRNVTMEDNGTYECRVFEKGKIDPISNIILEVHLSGDKSGIIGDGEDKDGGNKDGGNKDGGDRNGGDKDGGDKVGIIVGAAVGVILLLAVALVAFLICRRHTRKNPDLPVPPDDEAAAEQML, translated from the exons ATGTCATTCTACAACAACATCAGAGCTGTAGAGTGGAGCAGACCTGAAATGCAATCAGAATATGTTCTGTTCTACCGAGATGGACGCTTAGATCCATACAACCAGCATCCATCTTATAAGAACCGGGTGGATCTGCAGGACAAAGAGATGAAGGACGGAGACTTTTCTCTGATTCTGAGGAATGTGACGATGGAGGACAATGGAACATACGAGTGTCGTGTTTTTGAGAAAGGAAAGATTGATCCCATCAGCAATATCATCCTGGAAGTTCATCTATCAG GAGACAAGAGTGGAATCATTGGAGATGGAGAAGACAAGGATGGAGGGAACAAGGATGGAGGGAACAAGGATGGAGGAGACAGGAATGGAGGAGATAAGGATGGAGGAGACAAGGTTGGAATCATTGTAGGAGCAGCAGTGGGTGTGATTCTTCTTCTTGCTGTGGCTTTGGTTGCTTTTCTGATCTGTAGACGACACACGAGGAAGAATCCCGACCTCCCAGTTCCTCCTGAtgatgaagcagcagctgaacagATGTTATGA
- the LOC111584644 gene encoding platelet glycoprotein Ib alpha chain yields MVTMKLFVLLVSHVAMVAAVAGCHDDRDKDHRPRKNCTAAGFSNVPAGLEPTTQVLLFPNNLFSSLSWSSFQVFTEIHEIDLTANKVPDVTPSVAPILPSLSVLRLGSNQLTSLPADSFSACPALTELYLENNVINSLSDGSFNGLSRLKTLDLTSNHIKVLPDLMLRPLAAIDIIYLESNKISVMPDDWFSKKEEVNYLFLSANPWACSCPLRYLHGYLKTYDYNVYVRDGPTYIPDETSVVCDSPKRLEGKPVIELEESDFCSPTTVSGSRGDFYQPKTTDAPDKTTTGGSTDPVIIVVPDTTTDGATPSPPPSPTTTAPTTTITTTTTATTTTITITATTTIAPTTTITTPAPPTTATPTFSTIPSFVELYTEHPRIVTWYQTFTRLIEWSDHSGSEEATEESSVELHNFSTRSTFTTSTEGPTKPAPVATTLTELPTTATVESTPSWGSGTSSGKRRRSKVAAAGVFCIWLFAGCFLLSAAAAACTVATLVRLLVWYRRVYRPLLTRIGGGVMMVTYGRTEQEEAAGGGVTARYRSVLFVHRDGGDGEERGVYRKTLYRLQSREEEVENWRDVMEECRVSREDGGRRGGPSRKRYSIILREERGEAGGGREELDWVVGGWEVMGGGQEEPRSSWGEWLTQYLPSMPWGVATPPEDKAAQ; encoded by the exons ATGGTCACCATGAAGCTCTTCGTCCTCCTCGTGTCCCACGTTGCCATGGTTGCAGCGGTGGCTGGTTGCCATGACGACAGAGACAAGGACCACCGACCAAGGAAGAACTGCACAGCAGCCGGTTTCAGCAACGTTccagcgggactcgaacccacGACGCAG GTTCTGCTGTTCCCCAACAACCTGTTCTCCAGCCTGTCCTGGTCCTCCTTCCAGGTCTTCACTGAGATCCATGAGATCGACCTGACGGCCAACaag GTTCCAGATGTGACCCCCAGCGTTGCTCCGATCCTGCCCAGCCTCAGTGTCCTCCGGCTGGGCTCCAACCAGCTGACGTCCCTCCCTGCCGACTCCTTCTCCGCCTGTCCGGCTCTGACTGAACTCTACCTGGAGAACAACGTCATCAACTCTCTGAGCGACGGCAGCTTCAACGGACTGAGCAGGTTGAAG ACCCTGGACCTGACGTCCAATCACATCAAGGTGCTTCCTGATCTCATGCTCCGCCCCCTTGCAGCCATAGACATCATCTACCTGGAGAGCAACAAG ATCAGCGTGATGCCAGATGATTGGTTCAGCAAGAAGGAGGAGGTGAATTACCTGTTCCTCTCAGCCAATCCCTGGGCCTGCTCCTGCCCCCTACGTTACCTGCACGGCTACCTGAAGACATATGACTACAACGTCTACGTGAGAGATGGACCTACATACATTCCTGACGAGACCAGTGTG GTGTGCGACTCTCCAAAGCGACTCGAGGGGAAGCCGGTGATCGAACTGGAAGAATCGGACTTTTGTTCACCAACAACAGTATCAGGTTCACGTGGAGATTTCTACCAGCCGAAAACCACCGACGCTCCCGATAAGACAACCACTGGTGGTTCTACTGACCCCGTTATTATCGTTGTTCCTGATACTACTACTGATGGTGctactccttctcctcctccttcccctaCTACTACTGCTCCTAccactactattactactactactactgctactaccactactattactattactgctactactactattgCTCCTACCACTACTATTACTACTCCTGCTCCTCCTACTACTGCTACTCCCACGTTTAGCACTATACCATCTTTTGTAGAGTTATACACGGAGCACCCCAGAATAGTCACATGGTACCAAACCTTCACCAGACTCATTGAGTGGTCTGATCATTCAGGCTCAGAGGAAGCAACAGAGGAATCGTCTGTTGAGCTGCACAACTTTTCTACTCGTTCCACTTTTACCACGTCGACTGAAGGTCCGACCAAACCTGCCCCTGTAGCCACAACATTGACAGAACTCCCGACAACAGCGACCGTCGAGTCGACCCCGTCGTGGGGTTCCGGCACCTCATCCGGCAAGCGGCGGCGCAGTAAAGTCGCCGCTGCGGGGGTTTTCTGCATTTGGCTGTTCGCCGGCTGCTTCCTGCTGAGCGCGGCGGCGGCGGCATGCACGGTGGCGACTCTAGTGAGGCTTTTGGTCTGGTACAGGAGAGTTTATCGGCCACTGTTGACGAGGATCGGAGGCGGAGTGATGATGGTGACGTACGGCAGGACGGAGCAGGAGGAGGCGGCAGGAGGAGGCGTGACGGCGCGGTATCGCTCGGTTCTGTTCGTCCACAGAGATGGAGGCGACGGCGAGGAGAGAGGAGTGTACCGGAAGACTCTGTACCGCCTGCAGAGccgagaggaggaggtggagaactGGAGGGATGTGATGGAGGAGTGTCGGGTCTCCAGGGAGgacggagggaggaggggaggaccGTCCAGGAAGCGCTACAGCATCATCCTGAGGGAGGAACGAGGGGAGGctgggggaggcagggaggagcTGGACTGGGTGGTGGGAGGCTGGGAGGTGATGGGAGGAGGGCAGGAGGAGCCGAGGAGCAGCTGGGGGGAGTGGCTAACGCAGTATTTACCCAGCATGCCATGGGGAGTGGCCACACCCCCTGAAGACAAGGCGGCTCAGTGA